In Streptomyces sp. NBC_01551, one DNA window encodes the following:
- a CDS encoding FUSC family protein translates to MGADPDGSGSGNGDGGHGDDRSGLPVLRALRGPGPKALAARRAVRTTLAACIGFYLCLYGLDRSTAATYALFGAVSMATLSHIPGTGRQRAAVMAWTLPVAWVLVTAGTYLAVRTWSAVVGVLVIGFALAFVAAAGPRAAGASPGLQLMYILPCFPPYAPDTLGDRLAGATLGIGLLILAETFVLPERRGTTYAQLVARASDTAARCAAELGRPPYILFDASAEAVKAAGESLRPSLVAEAERPAGPGLRERALAHGGLAARTLLNRLAWLAPPAPGHLPGEDGPDLLAAVGLAVTETSAKLSATAHASAHTTAHTTAHATERGARATARAGAGTEAADALRRARRQAAAADSLPSTGPVLRRRAALLEVADATVALATAADLAVRGRAAAPALTEPGRFWYARQNDVQLWLHRLAGHAGPRSVYFQNAVRISLALAAARTVAGLDSLPHGFWAMLAALTLTRTTVAQTGATVRQALTGTVLGALAAGAVLASVGGETTVYAVALPIVMLVAFTVGPVRGVGWAQGMFTLVVSLVFAQLAPATWRLAEVRILDVLIGSLIGVVFGLLAWPRGAQRELSRSVSVLLSSAAATVEDTTAYVRAGRPAKAPDDEPLLHALTMAESAFAQFQSEPREHEGPVTDWQVVLMTGHHVLWGSRRLLGRTGPAFDPQADAWAHAYATGVANGLRRAAGTPESAAAPDPCPDPAAPRIAPPLFFATATWLDALTADLARMAAAGSALPGHRRRALPDGA, encoded by the coding sequence ATGGGCGCTGATCCTGACGGCAGCGGCAGCGGCAACGGCGACGGAGGCCACGGCGACGACCGCAGTGGCCTCCCCGTCCTGCGCGCCCTGCGCGGTCCGGGCCCCAAGGCCCTGGCGGCGCGCCGCGCGGTGCGGACCACCCTCGCCGCGTGCATCGGGTTCTACCTGTGCCTGTACGGGCTGGACCGGTCCACCGCGGCGACGTACGCCCTGTTCGGGGCGGTGTCGATGGCCACGCTGTCCCACATTCCCGGCACCGGGCGCCAGCGGGCGGCCGTCATGGCGTGGACGCTGCCGGTCGCCTGGGTATTGGTGACCGCCGGGACGTACCTGGCCGTGCGGACCTGGAGCGCCGTCGTCGGGGTGCTGGTCATCGGCTTCGCCCTGGCCTTCGTCGCGGCGGCCGGGCCGCGCGCGGCGGGCGCCTCCCCCGGGCTGCAACTCATGTACATCCTGCCGTGCTTCCCGCCGTACGCCCCGGACACGCTGGGCGACCGGCTCGCGGGGGCGACGCTGGGCATCGGGCTGCTGATCCTGGCCGAGACCTTCGTGCTGCCCGAGCGCCGGGGCACGACGTACGCGCAGCTCGTGGCCCGGGCGTCCGACACCGCGGCCCGCTGCGCGGCCGAGCTGGGCCGGCCCCCGTACATCCTGTTCGACGCCTCCGCGGAGGCCGTCAAGGCGGCGGGCGAGTCGCTGCGGCCCTCCCTCGTCGCGGAGGCGGAGCGGCCGGCCGGGCCCGGTCTGCGGGAGCGTGCGCTCGCGCACGGAGGCCTCGCCGCCCGCACCCTGCTCAACCGGCTGGCCTGGCTGGCTCCGCCCGCCCCGGGACACCTGCCGGGCGAGGACGGGCCGGATCTGCTGGCCGCGGTGGGCCTGGCGGTCACCGAGACCTCGGCCAAGCTGAGCGCCACCGCCCACGCGTCCGCCCACACGACCGCCCACACGACTGCCCACGCGACCGAGCGCGGAGCCCGCGCCACCGCCCGCGCCGGAGCCGGCACCGAGGCCGCCGACGCCCTGCGCCGAGCCAGGCGGCAGGCCGCCGCGGCGGATTCGCTCCCGTCGACCGGCCCCGTACTGCGCCGCAGGGCGGCGCTGCTGGAGGTGGCCGACGCCACCGTGGCCCTGGCGACCGCCGCCGACCTGGCCGTACGGGGGCGCGCGGCGGCGCCCGCCCTGACCGAACCGGGCCGGTTCTGGTACGCCCGGCAGAACGACGTCCAGCTCTGGTTGCACCGGCTGGCCGGACACGCCGGGCCCCGCTCCGTGTACTTCCAGAACGCCGTCCGGATCAGCCTCGCGCTGGCGGCCGCCCGTACGGTGGCGGGGCTGGACTCGCTCCCGCACGGCTTCTGGGCCATGCTGGCCGCCCTCACCCTGACGCGGACCACGGTCGCCCAGACCGGGGCGACCGTGCGCCAGGCCCTGACCGGCACCGTGCTCGGGGCGCTGGCGGCCGGCGCCGTCCTCGCGTCCGTCGGCGGCGAGACCACCGTCTACGCCGTCGCGCTGCCGATCGTCATGCTCGTCGCCTTCACCGTCGGGCCGGTCCGGGGGGTGGGCTGGGCCCAGGGCATGTTCACCCTGGTGGTGTCGCTCGTCTTCGCCCAGCTGGCCCCCGCGACCTGGCGGCTGGCCGAGGTACGGATCCTGGACGTGCTGATCGGCAGCCTGATCGGCGTGGTGTTCGGGCTGCTGGCCTGGCCGCGCGGCGCGCAGCGGGAGCTGAGCCGGTCGGTCTCCGTCCTGCTGAGCAGCGCGGCGGCGACGGTCGAGGACACCACGGCGTACGTGAGGGCGGGCCGGCCCGCGAAGGCCCCCGACGACGAGCCGCTGCTGCACGCGCTGACGATGGCGGAGTCGGCCTTCGCGCAGTTCCAGAGCGAGCCTCGCGAGCACGAAGGGCCCGTCACGGACTGGCAGGTGGTCCTGATGACGGGCCACCACGTGCTGTGGGGGTCGCGCCGGCTGCTCGGCCGCACGGGCCCCGCCTTCGATCCGCAGGCCGACGCCTGGGCGCACGCGTACGCGACCGGGGTCGCCAACGGCCTGCGGCGG